In the Arachis ipaensis cultivar K30076 chromosome B10, Araip1.1, whole genome shotgun sequence genome, one interval contains:
- the LOC107621966 gene encoding pentatricopeptide repeat-containing protein At3g09040, mitochondrial-like — protein sequence MRLAVAPHVQGFLFLRPYSLTIQHCSSPSPPSISQVYEDLLRICFRLQQTKTNPHHHHDYHVFDNIPNHGDGEMAKVVHAHAIKHDISSDGFLASATIDLYAAAGNVPFAQRLFHQLHPRQRHLSAYNSIISMYSRQGLFQNALRCFVSMMRFGQLPDQFTLAIALSVCSKLRNVEFGTLLHSCVIKAGFESNPFCQGALIDLYAKCGFLRHASAIFDAAVHLDNVSWTALISGYVRAGLPQDALQVFDKMQIAGCSPDQVVFVTVLNALVNLGKLDDACKLFRDMHTSNVVAWNAMISGHAKSGHHKEAIEFFLEMRKCGIKSSRSTLASVLSAIASLAALDYGLLVHGEAIKQGLGSSIYVGSSLISMYGKCEMLDAAKQVFDVMSEKNMVTWNAMLGVYAQNGYFNHVLELFLNMTRRTIEPDEFTFTSILSSCACFESLEIGRQVHSVVIKRSFANNLFVNNALVDMYAKAGALKEARKQFERMKTRDNISWNAIIVGYVQEEEETDAFKMFNKMRLHGIVPDEVALASILSACGNVKLLEAGLQFHCLAVKLGLETNLFVGSSLIDMYSKCWSIEDARKIYSNMPEWSVVSMNALISGYALKNIKEAINLFSDMLALGLKPSEITFASLIDACKGSQVNLGLQIHCAIVKRGLLCGSEFLGTSLLGMYMDSQRIADANLLFSEFSNLKSIVMWTALISGYTQNDCCYEAINSYREMRDNSMFPDQATFVSVLRACALLSALQDGKEIHSLIFHTGFDLDELTSSALIDMYAKCGDVKSAVQVFEEMGTKKDVISWNSMIVGFAKNGHAESALKVFNEMAHSCVTPDDVTFLGVLTACSHAGWVSEGRQIFDLMVNCYGIEPRADHYACIVDLLGRWGNLKEAEEFIDKLNVEPNAMIWANLLGACRIHGDDIRGERAAKNLIKLEPDNSSPYVLLSNMYAASGHWNEARSLRRTMIQKEIQKMPGCSWIVVGQKTNSFVAEHRP from the exons ATGCGTCTTGCAGTTGCACCTCATGTCCAAGGTTTCTTATTCTTAAGACCTTATTCACTCACCATTCAGCACTGCTCTTCCCCTTCTCCTCCTTCCATCTCACAAGTCTACGAAGACCTTCTCCGCATTTGCTTCCGCTTACAACAAACTAAAACTAATCCCCATCACCATCACGACTACCATGTGTTCGACAATATTCCCAACCACGGCGACGGGGAAATGGCCAAAGTTGTTCATGCACACGCCATCAAACACGACATTTCCTCTGATGGCTTCCTCGCAAGTGCCACCATCGATCTCTACGCCGCTGCCGGCAATGTCCCTTTCGCTCAGAGGCTCTTCCACCAGCTCCATCCCCGTCAGAGACATTTATCCGCTTATAATTCTATCATTTCCATGTACTCAAGGCAGGGGTTATTCCAAAATGCACTCCGTTGTTTCGTTTCTATGATGCGTTTTGGCCAGTTGCCTGACCAATTCACGCTCGCTATAGCTCTCTCTGTTTGTTCAAAGCTCAGGAATGTTGAATTCGGCACGCTGCTTCACTCCTGCGTGATCAAGGCAGGTTTTGAGTCCAATCCGTTCTGCCAGGGTGCTCTTATCGATCTGTATGCCAAATGTGGCTTTCTCCGCCATGCTAGCGCCATATTTGACGCCGCAGTCCACTTGGACAATGTTTCTTGGACGGCTTTGATTTCGGGTTATGTTCGAGCCGGGCTGCCGCAGGACGCCCTTcaggtgtttgacaaaatgcaGATAGCTGGCTGCTCTCCTGACCAGGTGGTTTTTGTGACTGTTCTCAATGCTCTTGTGAATTTGGGTAAGCTGGATGATGCCTGTAAATTGTTCCGAGACATGCACACTAGCAATGTTGTGGCATGGAATGCGATGATCTCTGGTCATGCTAAGAGCGGCCATCATAAGGAGGCCATTGAGTTCTTTCTCGAAATGAGGAAGTGTGGTATAAAGTCCTCAAGGTCCACGCTGGCAAGTGTTCTTAGTGCGATTGCCAGCTTAGCTGCGTTGGATTATGGGTTACTAGTCCATGGAGAGGCTATCAAACAAGGTTTGGGTTCTAGTATATATGTGGGAAGTTCTTTGATCAGTATGTATGGGAAGTGCGAAATGTTAGATGCTGCAAAGCAAGTATTTGATGTCATGTCTGAGAAAAATATGGTCACTTGGAATGCCATGCTGGGAGTTTATGCACAGAATGGTTATTTCAATCATGTATTGGAGCTATTCCTTAATATGACACGACGTACCATTGAACCGGACGAATTTACCTTCACTAGCATTTTGAGTTCATGTGCTTGTTTTGAAAGCTTAGAAATTGGTCGTCAGGTGCATTCAGTTGTTATCAAGAGAAGTTTTGCAAACAATTTATTTGTGAACAATGCATTGGTAGATATGTATGCCAAGGCTGGGGCTTTGAAGGAAGCTAGGAAACAGTTTGAGCGCATGAAAACCCGAGATAACATTTCTTGGAATGCCATTATTGTTGGATACGTGCAGGAAGAAGAGGAAACTGATGCTTTCAAAATGTTCAACAAAATGAGGTTACATGGCATAGTACCTGACGAGGTAGCTTTGGCAAGCATACTTAGCGCTTGTGGAAATGTTAAGCTATTAGAAGCAGGATTGCAGTTCCATTGCCTGGCAGTTAAGTTGGGATTAGAAACAAACCTTTTTGTTGGAAGTTCTCTTATTGACATGTATTCTAAATGCTGGTCCATTGAAGATGCACGAAAAATCTATTCTAACATGCCTGAATGGAGTGTGGTATCCATGAATGCTCTGATTTCAGGATATGCTctgaaaaatataaaagaagCTATTAATCTTTTTAGTGATATGCTGGCATTGGGGCTCAAGCCATCTGAAATTACATTTGCAAGCCTGATAGATGCTTGTAAGGGTTCTCAGGTAAATCTAGGGTTGCAGATCCATTGTGCTATAGTTAAGAGGGGTCTTTTATGTGGTAGTGAGTTCTTAGGTACCTCTTTGTTGGGCATGTATATGGACTCACAAAGGATTGCAGATGCCAACTTACTTTTCTCAGAGTTTTCGAACCTTAAAAGCATTGTTATGTGGACTGCTTTAATTTCTGGGTATACTCAAAATGATTGCTGTTACGAGGCCATAAATTCATACCGAGAAATGCGGGACAACAGTATGTTCCCTGACCAAGCAACATTTGTTTCAGTTCTTCGAGCTTGTGCTCTCTTATCGGCATTGCAAGATGGGAAAGAGATACATTCTCTAATATTCCATACTGGTTTTGACTTGGATGAGTTAACCAGCAGTGCACTCATAGACATGTATGCTAAATGTGGGGATGTAAAAAGTGCTGTGCAAGTTTTTGAAGAAATGGGTACTAAAAAGGATGTGATTTCTTGGAACTCAATGATAGTTGGATTTGCAAAAAATGGTCATGCAGAAAGCGCTCTGAAGGTCTTCAATGAGATGGCTCACTCATGTGTTACACCAGATGATGTCACATTCCTCGGAGTGCTCACTGCTTGCAGCCATGCAGGGTGGGTTTCCGAGGGCCGTCAAATTTTTGATCTCATGGTGAACTGTTATGGCATTGAACCCAGGGCTGATCACTATGCTTGCATTGTGGATCTTCTTGGTCGCTGGGGTAATCTCAAAGAAGCTGAAGAGTTCATCGACAAACTAAATGTCGAACCGAATGCTATGATTTGGGCCAATTTATTGGGAGCTTGCCGAATTCATGGTGATGATATAAGGGGAGAGCGAGCAGCTAAGAACCTTATTAAGTTAGAACCTGACAATTCTTCCCCATATGTATTGCTTTCTAATATGTATGCTGCATCAGGACATTGGAATGAAGCTAGATCTTTGAGGAGAACCATGATACAGAAAGAAATCCAAAAGATGCCTGGGTGTAGCTGGATTGTTGTAGGACAAAAGACAAACTCATTTGTTGCAG AGCACCGCCCGTGA
- the LOC107619904 gene encoding uncharacterized protein LOC107619904, with translation MGAIPFHHSILEVRLPKHFDKPTDMRYDGTQDPQEHLTAFEARMNLEGVGDEVRCRAFPVTLAGPAIRWFNALPQGSVTTFADTTHSFLAQFTTRIAKAKHPINLQGVTQRNGEPTRKYLDRFNDECLEMDGLTDSVASLCLTNGLSNEDFRKHLTPKPVWTMQEIQNVTR, from the coding sequence ATGGGAGCAATTCCTTTTCACCACTCCATTCTCGAGGTCCGGCTACCGAAGCACTTCGATAAGCCTACGGACATGAGATATGATGGAACCCAGGACCCTCAGGAACACCTAACAGCCTTTGAGGCTAGGATGAACCTCGAGGGTGTGGGCGACGAGGTGAGGTGTCGTGCTTTCCCCGTAACCCTAGCAGGACCGGCAATCCGATGGTTCAACGCGCTCCCCCAAGGGTCCGTGACGACTTTCGCGGACACAACTCACAGCTTTTTAGCGCAATTTACTACGCGCATTGCCAAAGCAAAGCACCCGATCAACCTCCAAGGGGTAACCCAAAGAAACGGAGAACCGACCAGGAAGTATCTTGACAGGTTCAACGATGAATGTCTGGAGATGGACGGCCTGACCGACTCGGTGGCCAGCCTGTGTTTGACGAACGGGCTGTCGAACGAAGACTTTAGGAAACACCTTACCCCCAAGCCTGTATGGACCATGCAAGAAATTCAGAACGTTACAAGATAA